A genomic segment from Chitinophaga flava encodes:
- a CDS encoding Calx-beta domain-containing protein, producing MLVLSYPTKVKVRLLPEGKNMLRRCVTLLMTILLINTGIMAQLPAIRVINPTGGNTISDGLRLELDAKGRIQVFRNGKTESYVANGEKGFGDYIRVKHSTYTMTALQSLDTTVCYISPLIGKGTTAEPYRIFVFNKTSDKKPIVNPAMDSVAPIYITRTISYVVPNKYFTIDYSFNGPNQGYNMLLYQEEHLAMQQDPNFAYAGPAFKAGVPGYCSYGFRQAAFNNQYAGVYHYPGECSIAEMFSHGFVAFDSLYSYTVANNAARGSTQITTLSSTYPYNKIVGQMYTTGTDRALCVQTIIDNKLLNTTLGTRIAVGYGEDNTFADYDAIHTAIGQTPTSNGSNPVTVEFAGDASDPEGNAGNNHPPQSLKLKVTGGVLTAPVYMEMKVVAVPGEPHPAVENQDFTYSMGFTIPAGDYTQTANQLVPVTNVTIIGNNKLEYNRKLTLALVDISCNAQVVLGTTKQATYTIVDDEDRTLTLSFNKTSFLEGTSITGTLSLPGTVTEDTYIDLSVLTGNTATPDVDFKMPARVMIGNGAGSTTFTITGEPDLILEPDETFKVKADAMVLGQASSATGPLLTLNDDTRNHIENITLGMTVTPADPDPSYPALTFKEGYTGTLNISLPAGVSTVIPITVNISKAGTATEGNDYTLVIPANTISGSTTVSGTLTLINDYRIEGDENIKITGTATDGTATAFVITPTTITIKDAQLPLTDPVSLHLSTNDINEGDAGAKCWIELPAGIVATDIQLDFDISTVAGTTALSTSYAGLPASMSILAGSKASTQYTITAATNKVLEDDRVVVIHATTATTTTLPGVTTGADVTLNIHDKTDPTGVAVVIAPVTTPLPEGQATKFTIGLTNGFSSAKKISVTLAPNPVGTEATTTDYTMVGGISVIELPAYTTGAYTTPTDVVFANPDMVIEKDKKLIFTGTATGYTVQDAVMIIQDETRRNTANTKVTLTAPQTTIKENNYTTITASLPAGVTTEIPITVDLSAITGTATPIADFTLDKTIQITAATPQPVATLNVLKDDLVENQEDFTITPAISDAYSTTYTSIPATLTFTIQDYEYPLLATNPIVLSATPSTILENDPTGATLTATLPNSWKTAIPLDVQLVKNSSSTAADDRHTSILNQKLTILPTSGTASMQILATDNNVLDDDADLVIDGNPGNTVLPVTSTTIHIADNTINKPNARNITLTANKTLIPEGEKLSVTVSRLYTSSKKVSIQLTVDPSSEASLAKNDYSIINTMLELDPTDKTRTFDVIQTNTDDVLEKDESLLIKAALAGYILNDLDLKIKDMTRTIPSNLVLTLTPYKTVHAQEGDNGTVHISLPAGITTEVPINLTLAQTSGTAEAGLDYEMPTNFSFNNANDTTIALKILVDDLLEGPEKLVISTTATDGISAYTANDFEVNIDDAQYPLTSPIRITLTPGAIDEGGAGAAIGVMLPPGIRAGKPITITIDKDAASTADVNDYKPFAFPFTITIPKLATSATHPVLMEAILDKILEDDETVIFNGTTGDVNMPVKGDTLVIHDRTHDDPATGYIHIIPVTPGTSVREGNTYNAKVSLAPGVTSSKAITISLYAGSGTQAKVSDYSGLPPTVTIPALQPDVAFSVHAEPDNIIEKDKLLQIVAQPQNFVGMKGDTLNLIIEDATRLDPNNLKMQLKVDSTILHEGSSSKVTVGFVNSLISSDEEIVININRDAVTSTADDADYTGLPAQVTLPALQNNQVYTLQITDDNILEGDEVLQLNAQLVTPGYTISQPAPILIPETGNMSVQLLKGNDAAEPGTTGNYILKFPGNSTAAADVKVVFYVSSIAGTTNIAPIQTSATIPQGQNSVTVPVNVIDNNVIEGDEEVKVALMLAQMKRFNKNLPFDVNDMDTVRMTVFDDESYASGPKAVSREMMVEKTADASEPATPGYFRVHFTDTQLSAVKDVTVTYQVSGNAVPDSRYRKLSGTVVIPAGRNYTDIKVDPIDNTIVEGDEDVQVQLQTVSGNIPGVTWPLSANNKASVLIHDNDTLMVEIFNDGLPVEEGKPVTFHIRSVNSATHDMPITFKVEQDVARTFTATNATVSGNTITVVLPAFGTSRDFTITAVDNDTNDDDGFVKVTILPFAGNSGLPIYKAGTNSVAETVITDNDPLTLAFAADQFSVKEGNTGDVTPLNFIVKMNRRSSRDITIKFDFEESKDGVSYPFLDFRATPGVDFDTAVKKAIIPAFQPEGKVVVKIFGDDKFEQNEKFIVKMLSATVPSGQNKPTLGDPSKATGIILNDDAMCRTCDTDGDGLTDEQEDINGNGDPFDDDTDGDGIPNFLDLDSDGSGIPDSVSRFHLDMNRKMDYIDGRDGKIKVHPAISPNNDGLGNDVMYIANINKYPKNEVVVFNRWGGVVFKTSNYDNKSNNFNGKANTGGQSGTDVPDGSYFYQILIWTDGKVERHTGFIVIKR from the coding sequence ATGTTAGTCCTGTCCTATCCTACGAAAGTTAAAGTACGTCTATTGCCGGAAGGCAAAAACATGCTCAGGCGCTGCGTTACCTTATTGATGACGATATTGCTTATCAATACAGGCATCATGGCACAGCTGCCGGCCATCCGCGTTATAAACCCCACAGGAGGCAACACTATCAGCGATGGCCTCCGCCTGGAACTAGATGCTAAAGGCAGAATACAGGTCTTCAGAAATGGTAAAACAGAGTCTTATGTGGCCAACGGAGAAAAGGGCTTCGGCGACTATATCCGCGTAAAGCACAGCACCTACACCATGACCGCCCTGCAAAGCCTCGATACCACCGTGTGTTATATCTCTCCCCTGATAGGAAAAGGAACAACTGCAGAACCTTACCGCATTTTTGTTTTTAATAAGACATCAGATAAAAAGCCGATCGTCAATCCGGCCATGGACAGCGTGGCGCCTATCTATATCACCCGTACCATCAGTTACGTGGTCCCCAATAAATATTTCACCATAGATTATTCCTTTAATGGTCCCAACCAGGGCTACAACATGCTGCTTTACCAGGAAGAACACCTCGCCATGCAGCAGGACCCTAACTTTGCTTATGCAGGACCAGCCTTTAAAGCAGGTGTGCCGGGATATTGCTCCTATGGCTTTAGGCAGGCTGCCTTTAACAACCAATATGCTGGTGTGTACCATTATCCCGGAGAGTGTAGTATTGCAGAAATGTTTTCCCATGGGTTCGTTGCATTTGACTCTTTGTATAGCTATACCGTTGCTAACAATGCTGCCAGAGGAAGTACCCAGATCACTACCCTGTCAAGCACCTATCCCTATAACAAAATCGTTGGGCAGATGTATACGACGGGTACCGACAGAGCCCTTTGCGTACAGACCATCATCGATAATAAACTGCTCAACACTACCCTGGGCACCAGAATCGCGGTAGGTTATGGAGAAGATAATACCTTCGCGGATTATGATGCCATCCATACTGCCATCGGACAGACGCCTACGAGCAACGGCAGTAACCCTGTCACCGTGGAATTTGCCGGTGATGCCAGCGATCCGGAAGGTAATGCCGGTAATAACCATCCTCCGCAAAGTCTCAAACTGAAAGTGACCGGTGGCGTCCTCACGGCTCCTGTGTACATGGAAATGAAAGTAGTGGCCGTTCCGGGAGAACCACACCCTGCTGTGGAAAACCAGGACTTCACCTACTCCATGGGATTCACCATCCCCGCAGGCGATTATACGCAAACCGCCAATCAGTTGGTACCCGTAACCAACGTGACCATCATCGGAAATAATAAACTCGAATATAACCGTAAGCTCACCCTCGCCCTGGTGGATATTTCCTGTAATGCGCAGGTGGTATTGGGCACTACAAAGCAGGCTACCTATACCATTGTAGATGATGAGGACCGCACCCTGACACTCAGTTTCAATAAAACGTCTTTCCTCGAAGGCACTTCCATCACCGGTACGCTTTCCCTGCCAGGGACAGTAACGGAAGATACCTACATCGATTTGTCTGTACTGACAGGTAATACTGCCACACCGGACGTGGATTTTAAAATGCCTGCTCGTGTGATGATCGGAAACGGAGCAGGAAGTACCACCTTTACGATCACGGGAGAACCAGACCTGATACTGGAACCCGATGAAACCTTCAAGGTGAAAGCTGATGCCATGGTACTCGGACAAGCCTCTTCCGCAACAGGGCCACTGCTTACACTAAACGATGATACCCGCAACCACATAGAAAATATTACGCTCGGCATGACCGTCACGCCGGCAGATCCGGACCCGTCTTATCCGGCCCTTACCTTTAAGGAAGGGTATACCGGTACGCTTAACATAAGTCTGCCGGCAGGTGTATCCACCGTTATACCAATTACCGTCAACATTAGCAAAGCAGGAACCGCCACAGAAGGAAATGATTACACGCTGGTCATACCGGCTAACACCATCTCCGGCAGCACAACGGTGAGCGGTACCCTTACCCTCATCAACGACTACAGGATAGAAGGAGATGAAAACATTAAGATCACCGGTACTGCTACAGACGGTACTGCCACTGCTTTTGTGATAACACCCACCACCATCACGATCAAGGATGCCCAGTTGCCACTGACAGATCCGGTGTCTCTGCATCTCTCTACCAATGATATTAATGAAGGTGATGCCGGCGCCAAATGCTGGATAGAATTGCCTGCGGGCATTGTAGCCACGGATATCCAATTGGATTTTGATATCTCTACCGTCGCCGGTACTACTGCCTTATCTACTTCCTACGCCGGACTACCTGCTTCCATGAGCATCCTGGCCGGCAGCAAAGCATCTACACAGTATACCATTACTGCCGCTACCAACAAAGTACTGGAAGATGACCGCGTAGTAGTAATCCATGCGACCACCGCTACTACCACTACGTTGCCTGGTGTTACCACCGGTGCTGATGTGACGCTCAATATTCATGATAAAACAGATCCAACTGGTGTAGCAGTGGTGATCGCTCCGGTAACCACACCATTACCGGAAGGTCAGGCTACTAAATTCACCATCGGCCTCACCAATGGTTTCAGTTCTGCCAAAAAAATCAGTGTCACACTGGCACCCAATCCTGTTGGAACAGAAGCTACTACCACAGACTATACGATGGTGGGTGGTATCTCAGTGATAGAGCTGCCTGCTTACACCACCGGTGCCTATACCACACCGACTGATGTTGTGTTTGCCAATCCGGACATGGTGATTGAGAAAGATAAAAAACTGATCTTCACCGGTACCGCCACCGGCTATACGGTGCAGGATGCTGTGATGATCATTCAGGACGAAACCAGAAGGAATACCGCCAATACCAAAGTAACACTGACAGCTCCTCAAACCACCATCAAAGAAAATAACTATACTACTATTACGGCTAGTCTGCCTGCAGGAGTAACGACAGAAATACCCATTACCGTAGATCTGAGTGCTATAACGGGAACGGCTACACCGATAGCAGATTTTACATTAGATAAAACAATTCAGATTACTGCAGCTACTCCTCAACCAGTAGCTACGTTGAATGTGCTGAAAGATGACCTGGTAGAAAATCAGGAAGATTTCACAATTACACCCGCTATCAGCGATGCTTACAGCACCACTTATACCAGTATTCCTGCCACGTTGACATTTACCATCCAGGATTATGAGTATCCGCTGCTGGCCACCAATCCTATTGTATTGAGTGCCACACCTTCTACCATACTGGAAAATGATCCAACCGGTGCCACGCTCACTGCTACCTTACCCAATAGCTGGAAAACAGCGATCCCGCTGGATGTACAGCTGGTTAAAAACAGCAGTTCTACTGCCGCCGATGATCGCCATACTTCCATCCTCAATCAAAAACTGACTATCCTGCCAACATCCGGTACCGCTTCCATGCAGATACTGGCTACCGACAATAATGTGCTGGATGATGATGCTGACCTGGTGATAGATGGTAATCCCGGCAACACAGTATTGCCTGTTACCAGCACCACCATTCATATTGCAGATAACACTATCAATAAACCTAACGCCAGAAATATTACACTTACGGCCAACAAAACACTGATACCGGAAGGAGAGAAGTTGAGTGTAACAGTGTCCCGTTTGTACACTTCTTCCAAAAAAGTAAGTATTCAGCTGACCGTAGATCCTTCTTCAGAAGCCAGTCTCGCCAAAAATGATTATTCCATCATCAATACGATGCTGGAGCTGGACCCAACAGATAAAACGCGCACCTTCGATGTAATACAAACCAACACCGATGATGTGCTGGAAAAGGATGAATCTCTGTTGATCAAAGCAGCACTGGCTGGTTATATATTGAATGACCTTGACCTGAAAATCAAGGATATGACCAGGACTATTCCCTCCAATCTGGTGCTGACATTGACACCTTACAAGACTGTACATGCACAGGAAGGGGATAATGGAACAGTACATATCAGTCTGCCAGCGGGCATCACCACCGAAGTGCCCATCAACCTCACACTGGCTCAGACCAGCGGAACAGCAGAAGCAGGGCTGGATTATGAAATGCCCACTAACTTCAGCTTTAATAATGCCAATGATACCACCATTGCCCTGAAAATTCTGGTAGATGACCTGCTGGAAGGACCAGAGAAACTGGTGATTTCCACTACTGCTACTGACGGAATCAGTGCATATACTGCCAATGATTTTGAGGTGAATATAGATGATGCACAGTATCCGCTCACCTCACCGATTCGCATCACTCTTACTCCGGGTGCTATTGATGAAGGTGGTGCCGGCGCTGCCATCGGCGTGATGCTGCCTCCCGGTATACGCGCGGGTAAACCCATCACTATCACTATTGACAAAGACGCAGCTTCTACTGCAGATGTAAATGATTATAAACCATTCGCATTTCCATTTACTATCACCATACCGAAACTGGCCACCAGCGCCACCCATCCGGTGTTGATGGAAGCTATACTCGATAAGATCCTGGAAGATGATGAAACTGTCATCTTCAATGGAACAACCGGTGATGTAAATATGCCTGTAAAAGGAGACACCCTTGTGATCCACGACAGAACACATGATGATCCGGCCACCGGTTATATCCACATTATTCCGGTAACACCCGGAACCAGCGTGAGAGAAGGAAATACCTATAATGCCAAAGTATCGCTGGCGCCAGGTGTGACCTCCAGCAAAGCCATCACCATATCCTTGTACGCTGGTAGCGGTACACAAGCCAAAGTATCGGACTACAGCGGTCTTCCGCCAACTGTAACGATACCAGCCCTGCAACCGGATGTGGCCTTCTCTGTACATGCCGAACCGGATAATATTATTGAGAAAGACAAGCTGTTACAGATTGTGGCGCAACCACAGAACTTCGTTGGAATGAAAGGGGATACGCTGAATCTGATCATCGAAGATGCAACCCGTCTGGATCCCAATAACCTGAAAATGCAGCTGAAAGTGGATTCCACCATCCTGCATGAAGGCAGCTCTTCCAAAGTGACGGTAGGTTTTGTGAACAGTCTGATTTCTTCCGATGAAGAGATTGTGATCAACATCAACAGAGATGCGGTGACTTCCACTGCTGATGATGCAGATTACACCGGTCTGCCCGCACAGGTAACGCTGCCGGCCCTGCAGAATAATCAGGTATATACACTGCAGATAACCGATGATAATATACTGGAAGGAGATGAAGTGTTGCAACTGAATGCACAGCTGGTGACACCGGGTTATACTATTAGTCAGCCTGCACCGATTCTGATACCGGAAACCGGAAATATGAGTGTGCAGTTACTGAAAGGTAATGATGCCGCAGAACCTGGCACCACCGGTAATTATATCCTTAAATTCCCTGGTAACAGCACTGCTGCTGCCGATGTGAAAGTAGTATTTTATGTAAGCAGCATTGCCGGTACTACCAATATAGCGCCGATACAAACATCCGCTACCATTCCTCAGGGACAAAACAGTGTAACCGTTCCCGTGAATGTGATTGATAATAACGTGATAGAAGGAGATGAAGAAGTGAAGGTTGCTCTGATGCTGGCACAGATGAAACGGTTCAACAAAAACCTTCCTTTCGATGTGAATGATATGGATACTGTGCGCATGACCGTATTCGATGATGAAAGTTATGCTTCCGGACCTAAAGCTGTATCCAGAGAGATGATGGTGGAAAAAACTGCCGATGCTTCCGAACCTGCTACTCCTGGCTATTTCAGAGTACATTTCACGGATACTCAGCTATCGGCTGTAAAAGATGTAACGGTAACTTACCAGGTGAGCGGCAACGCTGTACCGGATAGCCGTTACCGTAAGCTCAGCGGTACTGTAGTGATCCCTGCCGGCCGCAACTATACAGATATTAAAGTAGATCCGATTGATAATACCATTGTGGAAGGAGATGAAGATGTACAGGTACAACTGCAAACAGTCAGCGGTAATATCCCGGGTGTTACCTGGCCTTTATCTGCGAACAACAAGGCATCTGTGCTTATCCATGATAACGATACGCTGATGGTGGAAATATTTAATGATGGTTTGCCAGTTGAAGAAGGTAAACCAGTAACCTTCCATATCCGCTCTGTGAACAGTGCTACACATGATATGCCTATTACTTTCAAGGTAGAGCAGGATGTAGCCCGCACTTTCACCGCCACCAATGCTACTGTGAGTGGTAATACCATCACCGTGGTACTGCCTGCTTTCGGCACTTCCCGCGACTTCACTATTACTGCGGTAGATAATGATACCAACGACGACGACGGTTTTGTGAAAGTCACTATCCTGCCTTTTGCGGGCAATAGTGGTCTCCCTATTTACAAGGCTGGTACCAACAGTGTAGCCGAGACCGTTATTACCGACAATGATCCGCTGACCCTGGCATTTGCTGCAGATCAGTTCAGTGTGAAGGAAGGTAATACTGGTGATGTTACGCCACTGAACTTTATCGTGAAAATGAACCGTCGCAGCTCAAGGGATATTACCATCAAATTTGACTTTGAAGAATCTAAAGATGGGGTAAGTTATCCTTTCCTGGACTTCAGGGCTACGCCAGGTGTTGATTTCGATACTGCCGTTAAGAAGGCCATTATACCGGCCTTCCAGCCTGAAGGTAAAGTGGTCGTGAAAATCTTTGGTGATGATAAGTTTGAACAAAACGAAAAATTCATTGTGAAGATGCTGTCCGCAACAGTACCTTCCGGACAAAACAAACCAACCCTCGGTGATCCATCCAAAGCGACAGGTATTATACTCAACGATGACGCGATGTGCAGAACCTGCGATACTGATGGTGATGGTCTGACAGATGAACAGGAAGATATCAACGGCAACGGAGATCCTTTTGATGATGATACAGACGGAGATGGTATTCCGAACTTCCTGGACCTGGATTCTGATGGCTCTGGCATTCCGGATTCTGTAAGCCGCTTCCATCTGGATATGAACCGCAAGATGGATTATATCGATGGCCGTGACGGCAAGATAAAAGTACATCCGGCCATCTCCCCCAATAACGACGGGCTGGGTAACGATGTGATGTATATCGCGAACATCAACAAATATCCGAAGAACGAAGTGGTGGTGTTTAACCGCTGGGGTGGTGTTGTATTTAAAACAAGTAATTACGATAATAAATCCAACAATTTCAATGGCAAGGCCAATACCGGCGGGCAGTCGGGTACAGATGTGCCGGATGGTTCCTACTTCTACCAGATATTGATCTGGACAGATGGTAAGGTAGAGCGGCATACTGGTTTTATCGTCATCAAACGTTGA